The proteins below are encoded in one region of Paramisgurnus dabryanus chromosome 2, PD_genome_1.1, whole genome shotgun sequence:
- the c2h11orf68 gene encoding UPF0696 protein C11orf68 homolog, whose amino-acid sequence MADEELAGQADRSEVFSAEDYAAESMAADMDPWIVFDARKTPRAEFNAWLETNRPSQVLRYGDEEGGSGPVGWISVRGPDSWKDMADVEGLQESWETLLNSGRSITFHTIKELALNHNVLVGKWLMHLDTGFKVDRAWECIARSTVDGKISSAKVSPRNPKSDEKHVICAYNRNFTDEEEVMRLDAAIRAAGVKCVLYYKPDVYSYLGIYRKNRWKLCPTIYESMFDLESVPRRSHIINRVTNLEVT is encoded by the coding sequence ATGGCAGACGAGGAGCTCGCAGGCCAGGCTGACCGCTCCGAGGTTTTCTCCGCCGAGGACTACGCTGCCGAGTCGATGGCCGCAGACATGGACCCGTGGATCGTATTCGATGCCCGGAAAACCCCCAGAGCTGAATTCAACGCCTGGTTAGAGACCAACAGACCCTCGCAGGTCCTGCGCTATGGGGACGAGGAGGGAGGGTCCGGACCGGTGGGCTGGATCTCCGTACGGGGGCCGGACTCCTGGAAGGACATGGCGGACGTCGAGGGTCTCCAGGAGAGCTGGGAAACGCTGCTGAACAGCGGCCGGAGTATCACGTTTCACACCATCAAGGAGCTCGCGTTGAACCATAACGTGCTGGTGGGCAAGTGGCTCATGCATTTGGACACCGGCTTCAAAGTGGACCGCGCCTGGGAGTGCATCGCCAGGTCCACGGTCGACGGCAAGATCTCGTCTGCTAAAGTGAGCCCGAGAAATCCCAAATCTGACGAGAAGCACGTGATCTGTGCTTACAACAGGAACTTTACCGATGAAGAGGAGGTGATGCGGTTGGACGCGGCCATCCGTGCGGCGGGAGTCAAGTGCGTCCTCTACTACAAACCAGACGTGTACTCGTATTTGGGAATCTACAGGAAGAACCGCTGGAAACTCTGCCCGACCATCTACGAGAGCATGTTTGATCTGGAGAGCGTGCCACGGCGATCCCACATCATCAACAGGGTCACCAATCTCGAAGTCACTTAG
- the drap1 gene encoding dr1-associated corepressor codes for MPSKKKKYNSRFPPARIKKIMQTDEEIGKVAAAVPVIISRALELFLESLLTKACHVTQSRNAKTMTTSHLKQCIELEQQFDFLKDLVAAVPDMQGEGEENHTEGAEKIPRRGRKPGSGRKNGGTRAKGKDKKLSGTESEQEDESDDSESDVEDEEHTSTGLFHSPDMPPQYMPIGAQPGVHAMPVTSFAARSSLMAMAPPPPAPLPQKNEDDDEDYDS; via the exons ATGCCGAGCAAGAAGAAGAAATACAACTCCAGATTCCCCCCG GCCAGGATTAAGAAAATCATGCAGACAGATGAAGAGATCGGCAAAGTCGCTGCTGCAGTTCCAGTTATTATCT CTCGTGCTCTTGAGCTTTTCCTGGAGTCtctgttgacaaaagcctgtcaTGTCACCCAGTCACGCAATGCCAAAACCATGACAACATCACACCT aaaGCAGTGTATTgagttggagcaacagtttgACTTCCTGAAGGATCTGGTCGCCGCGGTGCCCGACATGCAGGGGGAGGGAGAGGAGAACCACACGGAGGGGGCTGAAAAGATCCCACGCCG AGGTCGTAAGCCTGGCTCAGGGCGCAAGAATGGTGGCACAAGAGCGAAGGGCAAAGACAAGAAACTGTCTGGAACTGAGTCAGAACAAGAG GATGAGTCTGATGACAGTGAGTCTGATGTAGAAGATGAAGAGCACACCAGCACTGGACTCTTTCACAG TCCAGATATGCCTCCTCAGTACATGCCCATCGGGGCACAGCCGGGTGTCCACGCCATGCCCGTGACATCGTTTGCCGCTCGCTCGTCACTGATGGCGATGGCCCCGCCCCCTCCCGCACCCCTGCCGCAGAAGAACGAAGACGACGATGAAGATTACGACTCTTAG